A DNA window from Drosophila sechellia strain sech25 chromosome X, ASM438219v1, whole genome shotgun sequence contains the following coding sequences:
- the LOC6616224 gene encoding osteocalcin 2, with the protein MKLHWLLFAVVLICALYSTSGTGSTTETSTESTTVAGSSTSTTSSSSSSSSSDTTEASSSSSDSSTSSSSSSSSSSSSSKKKAAARRRKAARRRRRAARRRNRG; encoded by the coding sequence ATGAAGCTCCACTGGCTGCTATTCGCAGTCGTACTGATCTGTGCCCTGTACAGCACTTCGGGCACGGGCAGTACCACGGAAACCAGCACCGAGTCCACCACCGTTGCGGGCAGTAGCACTTCGACcacctcgtcctcctcctcctcctcctcctcggacACCACCgaggccagcagcagcagcagcgattcGTCCACCAGTTCCAGCAGCTCGTcctccagctccagcagctCCTCCAAGAAGAAGGCTGCCGCCAGGAGGAGGAAAGCCGCTCGCAGGAGGCGTCGCGCCGCCCGCAGGCGCAACAGGGGTTAG
- the LOC6616225 gene encoding protein new-glue 2 gives MKITLVLVLLATFLGCVMIHQSEATSTTTTTSATATTTTSASATTASSSDTTTTSSSDTTTTASPSSSKKKETVTHYKRKVKKPKKVRKIKRRRGLRSRNGRSSRNRRSDE, from the coding sequence ATGAAGATCACCCTGGTACTCGTACTCCTCGCCACCTTCCTCGGCTGTGTGATGATCCACCAGTCGGAGGCGACCTCCACCACCACGACCACCTCCGCCACGGCGACCACCACTACTTCCGCCTCGGCCACCACTGCTTCCTCCTCGGACACCACCACTACTTCCTCCTCGGACACCACCACAACAGCCTCACCTTCAAGCTCCAAAAAAAAGGAGACTGTCACGCACTATAAGCGGAAGGTCAAGAAGCCAAAGAAGGTCAGGAAAATCAAGAGGAGGAGGGGTCTCAGGAGCCGCAATGgtcgcagcagcagaaacCGCAGATCCGATGAATGA
- the LOC6616226 gene encoding protein new-glue 4 produces MEWKLLLIVLPWLLVCKIFYKVEDFTEPDVVYQSIDYHPEDYIDSFTDFQKHDYFQY; encoded by the coding sequence ATGGAATGGAAACTGCTGCTGATAGTCCTGCCCTGGCTGCTCGTCtgcaaaattttttataaggtCGAGGACTTTACGGAGCCTGATGTTGTTTACCAAAGCATTGACTATCATCCCGAGGACTACATCGACTCCTTCACCGACTTCCAGAAGCATGACTACTTTCAGTATTGA
- the LOC6616228 gene encoding pre-intermoult gene 1 protein — translation MKLTKLMLLFVCLGLFVTLVVSADTDSDADLDSAADSDEDATASRSTATSTTESSASDSSGSSDDASGSSSDVDDGSSDDSDSGSDSYYYTPTTAPVVERRANRKKANNNKKRASNNNRKKANNNRKRASSNNNRRKRASNNNNRKKASNNNNRRRNNNARRRG, via the coding sequence ATGAAGTTGACAAAGTTAATGTTGCTCTTCGTGTGCCTCGGGCTTTTCGTAACCCTGGTGGTGAGTGCCGATACGGACTCGGATGCCGACTTGGACTCGGCCGCCGATTCCGATGAGGATGCAACCGCATCCCGATCCACAGCAACCTCAACCACGGAGTCCAGTGCCTCGGACAGTTCGGGATCCTCAGATGATGCTTCTGGCAGTAGCTCCGATGTGGACGATGGTTCCTCCGATGACAGTGATTCTGGATCCGATTCGTATTACTATACACCCACTACAGCTCCCGTCGTAGAAAGGCGGGCCAATAGGAAGAAggctaacaacaacaagaagagagctagcaacaacaacaggaagaaggccaacaacaacaggaagagggccagcagcaacaacaatcgcAGAAAGAGGGcgtccaacaacaacaacagaaagAAGGcatccaacaacaacaacaggcgcAGGAACAACAATGCCAGGAGGCGTGGTTAG
- the LOC116802344 gene encoding salivary glue protein Sgs-4 produces the protein MRLELLVVLLVGLAALSPSCSTCCNTEPPNCNTEPPNCNTEPPNCNTEPPNCNTEPTCDTEPPTCDTEPPTCDTEPPKSDTEPPKGDTEPPKGDTKPPCEEHTPKSHCTKRIKRRRTKRTKRRRSKSSKKIVHHHHRPGTKPESGCGCGPKNESGGGGSGCILKDLLTPKCPNSEPKPQAPCKPVPKCKPEPKPKATPKTPCDTHKKNKNPNKKPRKTQPQKGGC, from the coding sequence ATGCGCTTGGAGTTGTTGGTTGTGTTATTGGTGGGTCTGGCTGCACTTTCGCCGTCATGTTCTACATGCTGTAATACTGAACCACCCAACTGCAACACCGAACCACCCAACTGCAACACCGAACCACCCAACTGCAATACCGAACCACCCAACTGCAATACCGAACCCACATGCGACACCGAACCACCCACATGCGACACCGAACCACCCACATGCGACACCGAACCACCGAAAAGCGACACCGAACCACCCAAAGGCGACACCGAGCCACCCAAAGGCGATACCAAGCCACCCTGTGAAGAGCATACTCCTAAATCGCATTGTACGAAACGCATCAAGCGACGGCGCACAAAAAGAACCAAGCGTCGTCGATCGAAATCCAGCAAAAAGATAGTACATCATCATCACCGTCCGGGAACGAAACCAGAATCGGGATGTGGCTGTGGACCGAAGAATGAGTCGGGAGGTGGAGGAAGCGGGTGTATTTTGAAGGACCTGCTAACACCGAAGTGCCCCAATTCCGAACCGAAGCCTCAAGCCCCGTGCAAGCCTGTACCCAAGTGTAAGCCCGAACCGAAACCAAAAGCCACACCGAAAACTCCGTGCGATACACACAAGAAGAACAAGAACCCCAACAAGAAACCACGGAAGACCCAGCCACAAAAAGGTGGTTGCTAA